GTTCTCTCGGCTGTTTTTCCCATGGTAGTCCGTAATTTATCAAGAGCAGGTGTTGTTCTCCACCTATGGAACATTAATCCTAATGTCGTCTTGCGGGGACTTTTAGATGTCCAGAACTTTGACTCGGAGGGCATGATTAAAACTTTTGACATTTGCCAAGAGCTTAAGATTCTGTCTCCAGTGTTGGATATGGCTCCATTTTCATTCAGTATAAAGTTGGCTGCTCTTGCTTCTGGAAAGGGACAAATAAATCTGGACAAGTGGTTGAATGATAATTTAAGCACATATGGAGACACTTTGTTTGAAGGGTGCCTCAAGTTCCTCAAAGAGATCCATGTTGGCGTACCCCACGACGTTCTTCAACATTCTGGTGCAGTAGTAATTGCTTATTTGGAGACAGTTCCTATATTCATCAAGGTTCTTCTAGGTCATGCTGGGCAGAATGTCTCACGTCATGATCAACTCGAGGAATTGAAAACATTACATGCAGTATTTATCCAAAATAATACTAAACTGCAGAATGGTGAACCTGCCAATTCATCTTCACCTGATGGAGTATATTCAGATGATGTAGAGGGAGAAGCTAATTCATTCTTCCACCAGATGTTCTCTGGGCAGTTGAGCACAGATGCAATGGTTCAGATGCTTGCTCGTTTCAAGGAGTCTCCTGACAAAAGAGAACAAGATATCTATAATTTTATGATCGGAAATCTGTTTGAGGAGTACAAGTTTTTCCCAAAATATCCTGAAAGGCAGCTTAAAATTGTTGCCGTTCTCTTTGGGTCTCTTATAAAGCACCAGCTCGTGACCCATCTTTTGCTTGGCGTTGCTCTTCGTGCAGTTTTGGATGCGTTGCGTAAATCTGCAGATTCAAAAATGTTTGTGTTTGGGGCGAAGGCATTGGAGCAGTTTGTAGATCGTTTGATAGAGTGGCCTCAATATTGCAATCACATCCTGCAAATTTCTCACTTACGTTCAACGCATTCAGAGCTCGTTATGTTTATCGAGTGTGCTCTTGCCTCTATCTCATCCAGCCATGCGGAATCAAATGGAGGTAGTGTTGTTCCTACAGATCATCAAGGACTAAACCCTGTTCCCTCGCATCAAGGACTAAATCCCGTTCCCCCGGAAACCATGGAGGTCCCCGAGTCGTCGTGGAAGGTAATGGGGTCTGGCGGCAGCGGCACTGTACAGTCTAGGCAGCAACTACCTTTATCTCCATCTCCATTTCAGGTTCAACAGCGAAATCAAGTTTCTCCTGATGACAGACACAAATCCGCTGGACAACTGCAGACAATTGTTTCAGCACATGATGGTACTCAGAAGGCGAGTGTTGCACCACCATTAGCTACTGTGCTTACTCAGAGTGCGCCCACCGTGCCTGTCCCTGTGCCAAACTCCACAAGCTTTCTGCGTCCTTCTCGAGGTATACCGACTGCCAGTATACCTAGACAACAGTCTAGCACCGGCTTTGGTTCTGCACTAAACATTGAAACACTTGTTGCGGCTGCTGAAAGAAGGGATAGTCCCATCGAGGTTCCTGCATCTGAGACTCAAGATAgaatattatttttgattaataatatttcatcatcaaatttTGAAACCAAAGCAAAAGAGTTGACTGAGGTTTTAAACGAAGAGTTTTATCCATGGTTTGCTCAATATATGGTGATGAAAAGAGCTAGCATTGAGCCTAATTACCATGATCAGTATCTGAAGTTCTTAGATAAGGTTAATTCTAAGGTCTTGAACAAGGAGATTGTTAAAGCTACTTATGAGAACTGCAAGGTCCTACTAAGATCAGAGCTTATTAAGTCTAGTTCAGAAGAACGCTCATTGCTGAAAAATCTCGGTAGTTGGCTTGGGAAGCTTACAATCGGCAGAAACCAAGTGCTAAGGGCTAGGGAAATAGATCCAAAAGCTCTGATAATTGAGGCTTATGAGAAGGGGTTGATGATTGCAGTGATTCCTTTCACCTCGAAGATTCTGGAACCATGCCAATCCAGTCTTGCATATCAACCCCCAAATCCCTGGACCATGGGAATACTTGGTTTACTTGCTGAGATTTACGCACTACCAAATCTAAAGATGAACCTCAAGTTTGACATTGAGGTATATATTTCATTGAACCTGTTTATGTGATTCTGGAGCTTACGCTGTTACTTGCTTTCACACAATTAATTTGATCTCACATCACAATTTTACTCATTTGTTTTCCCTTTTTATGTTTTGCATCTTAGGTCTTATTGAAGAATCTTGGCGTTGAAATGAAAGACGTCAAGCCGACCTCTCTTCTGAAAGATCGGGTTAGGGAACTTGAAGGAAATCCTGACTTCTCCAACAAAGATGTCACGGCCACCAAGCCCCAAGTAATTCCTGAAGTCAATCCGCCAATAAGTGTCGAGCCACAGCCAGATGTTGTGATTCCACCTCATTCTGGGGGTCTATTAACCGAGGATGAAAAGATGCCAGCTTTAACTTTACCAGAGCGGCTTCCTTCTGGCCAGGGACTACCAGTCACTCCATCGCAGTCACCATTTTCTGTTAGTCAGCTTCCCACACCAATTGCAAACATTGGAACCGATGTCATTGTCAACCCAAAGATAAGTGCGTTGGGTCTTCAGCTGCAGTTTCAGAGAATTGTTCCCATGGCGATGGAAAGGGCCATCAAGGAGATAATGTCCCCTGTTGTTCAGCGAAGTGTTACTATAGCAATTCAAACAACGAAAGAACTTGTTCTTAAGGACTATGCTATGGAGTCCGATGAGACCCGCATATATAATGCCGCTCACCTGATGGTTGCCAGTCTCGCTGGAAGTCTAGCACATGTCACCTGCAAGGAGCCTCTCCGTGTTTCTATTTCTAGTCACTTGAGGAATATGATCCAGCCTTTAAATGTTTCCAATGACCTTGAACAAGCTGTACAGATCAGTACGAACGACAATCTTGATTTGGGTTGTGCTGTGGTTGAAAAAGCCGCTATTGAGAAGGCGTTACAAACAATTGACGGTGAAATTGCTGGACAACTGGCTGTAAGAAGGAAACGAAGAGACGCTGTAGGTCCTGCGTATTTTGACGCAACCACTTACACACAGGGTCCTATGGGTGGAGTGCCTGAGGCCCTTCGTCCAAAACCTGGGCGTTTGTCTCTCTCCCAGCAACGAGTTTATGAGGATTTTGTAAGGTTTCCATGGCAAAATCAACCTAGTCAAAGTTCAAATGCACTGCCTGCTGTTCAAAATTCATTTGCTGGTGGTTCTGGTAGTTCCAGCTTGCCTCGTTCTTATGGCCTGGCTTCAGGTCAGCCAAATCCTACTTTATATTcaagtactcaaggagatccaggATTTGGTTCAGTTGTGCAACCCCCTGCTCTTGCTTCTGAGGACATGGACCCCGCTTCAACGCAGATTCTTAGCGCTTCATCAGCTCGTATTGCGGCATCTGATGTGGTAACACAACATGGTTCTGACGTTGATTCTGTTGTTCCTTTGTTTCCTTCAACAATTGCTTCAACCGAACCAATTTCTGTTGATCCCTCTGATTCTACGAAAGATTCAGGAGCCACTGCACAACCATTACCTGAAAGTTTTGGCACAGAGCACTTAAGCACTAGTGTGGGAGACCTTTTATCTACCGAGGATGTGTTAGAGAAGTACCACATTGTGGCACAAAATCTTGAAGACCTTATATCTAAAGATTCTAAAGATGTTGAAGTTCAGGGAGTTATTGATGAGGTTCCTGAAATTATACTTAGATCTGTAAGCCGGGATGAGGCTGCTGTGGTTGTGGCCCGTGATGTTTTTAAAAGTTTATACGGGAATACCTCGAACAGTACTCATGTAGGTGCTCAGATTGCAATTTTGGTTGCTCTTCGAGATGTTTGTAAGGTTGCCGTGAAGGAGCAGCTTACGGTTTTGGTGATTTACTCTGAAGACGAGTATAAGTTCAACAAAGATATTATTGTTGGCCTCATTCGTTCCGAACTACTTAACCTTGCGGAGTACGGTATGCACATGGCAAAGCTTATTGATGCAGGGCGAAATACAACCGCTACGGAGTTTGCGATATCTCTTCTACAGGCCTTAGTTACTCAGGAATCTGGAAATGGTGTCTCTGAGCTCCACAATCTCATAGAGGCACTGGCAAAGCTTACTACAAGACCTGGATCCCCTGAATCTTTACCACAGCTTCTTGAGATTGCCAGGGATGTCTCTGCTAACACCTCTGCTCCATCAGGTTATATGGTGAGCAACGATGAGAAAGCTAATCAGGCTAGAGACAGAAAGGCTCCATCTGCACGTCCATCTGTAAGTAGGGGGGATGACTACAATAATGTTGAGTCTATGACAGCAGATCCTCATGGCTTCCGTGAACAAGTTTCGATGCTTTTCAAAGAATGGTACCGAATCTCTGAAGCTATGGGTACAAATGATGTTGCTGTCACTCGTTTTGTGTCACAGTTGCAGCAAAGTGGACTGCTCAAAGGTGATGATATGACAGATTGTTTTTTCCGCCTGCTCACCGAATTATCAGTAACACACTGCTTGTCGACTGAGGTGTTTACTCCAGGCTCACTGTCGCTGCAATCGTCTCAGCAAGCTCCAGCTCTGTCGTTTGTTGCGATTGATATGTATGCTAAACTTGTGATTTTGATCCTGAAGTATTGTGCAGTTGATCAGGGATCAAATAAACTATTTCTCCTCCCCAAGATTCTGTTGGTTACTGTGAGAGCTATTCAAAAAGATGCTGATGAGAGAAAGATAGCATTTAATCCAAGGCCATATTTCAGATTGTTCGTGAACTGGCTTCTTGATCTTGGTTCTCCTGACTCTGTGCTTGAGGGTGCTAACTTTCAGATTCTGACAGCATTTGCAAATGCTTTCCACGCATTGCAGCCTCTAAAAGTTCCTGGTTTTAGTTATGCGTGGCTGGAGTTGGTGAGTCACAGGAGTTTTATGCCAAAATTGCTTTATGGAAATTCTCAGAAGACTTCACCCTATGTCCAGCGCTTGCTTGTAGATTTGTTCAAGTTCATGGAGCCGTACTTGAGAAATGCTGGAAAATCTCAGCTTGGAGATCCTGTTCACTTCCTCTATAAAGGCACTTTGCGTGTTCTGCTGGTGCTTCTTCATGATTTTCCGGAGTTCCTCTGCAATTATCATTTCAGCTTCTGTGATGTCATCCCGCCAAGCTGCATCCAAATGCGGAATGTTATTCTTAGTGCATTTCCTCGCAACATGAGGCTGCCTGACCCTTCCACCCCAAACTTGAAGATTGATTTGTTAGCTGAAATAAGCCAATCACCATGCATTTTCTCCGATGTTGATGCGGCAGTTAAAGCAAAGCAGATGAAGGGAGATATTGATGAGTATCTCAAGACAAGGCAACAAGGACCGTCATTCTTGGCAGAACTGAAGCAGAGAGTGCTGCTTTCTCAGGGCGAGGCAGCACTTGCTGGGACCAGGTACAATGTACCATTGATGAATTCCCTTGTTCTTTATGTTGGCATGCAGGCTATCCAGCAACTACAGACCAAGACGCCACCTTCACCACAGATGGCACATACTGCTCCAATGGATATTTTCTTGGTTGGTTCTGCAATGGATATTTTCCAAACTCTGATTGGGGATCTTGACACAGAAGGTCGGTACCTCTTCCTCAATGCAGTTGCGAATCAGTTGCGTTATCCCAACAACCACACACACTATTTCTcctttgtcctcctctacctatTTGCTGAAGCCAACCAGGAAGCCGTTCAGGAGCAGATAACAAGGGTTCTATTGGAACGCCTGATTGTGAACCGTCCTCATCCATGGGGCTTGCTTATCACTTTTATTGAGCTGATTAAGAATCCTAGATATAACTTCTGGACTTGCTCCTTCACGAGATGTGCACCCGAAATTGAAAAGCTGTTTGAATCCGTCTCAAGATCTTGTGGGGGGCCGAAAACTCCAGACGAGAGTTTGGTATCTGACGGCGGCGCACACtgattcttcttcaatctttaatCTGCATCCAGTCATTTTATGTGAATTGTACATCTTTTAGCCTTTTTAATTGCATCTTTAGTTGATGTACTCTAGACAATTTTTAAATTTTGCTTGAAAGTTGAAACgacatttaatttttaatttttaagaaGACGATATACTTATTTGCTGATACATTTTATTCTGTCACTACATAATAGTGAGAATGTAAGACCCATGAAGCTGAAAGGAACAGAAACTACGACTTGACAGCTATAGTCGTCCTTGTAACTGGAAGGATTGGAGATGGCTTTCTGACTGTGATCCTCCAGCTTGATGGGCAGTGCTTATATTTTTGACATTCTACCAGACATTTTTCATCTGATAAGGAAGGAGGAGCACAGGTTGACTAAACCTCGCTGTAGCTCCCCCTTTTTCTTacaaaaccacaccaagtttctTTTATCAGTTTAATCCACCGTATACATATCTGTTGTTTATGTCTTGTTAGcagatatggaagaagaagaacagagaaggtCCATATTCTGCAGTACTAAAGTTGCTTGGTAAGTGTTTGTTGAAATGCTTCAATTAATTGTGTACTGAGGAAATAGAATTTGCTAGTTCACCTCACCTGTAAACAAAACTGGAAGTTTGATGAAGTGTACTGAGGAAATAGAATTTCTCACTGTATAGAGTTGTATGTTTTCTTAGTTAGACATGTTTTTCAGGTAATGGGTAGCTAGACAGCTTGAATCTCAATCCTCGGACAAGTGCGCTTTGACTTGTTCAGTTCCTGTGGCCATTCACATGAGTCAAAATATTGTCTGGGATGGTAACAACTGTCATGTGGATTGTGCAAGTATATGGGAGGCTGTGTACCATTGAAGATGGCCTGGTTAGCATACAAAACTACCCATGACAGAGTCTCAACAGATGACGCGATGTGGGATTCAGGTATTACAGTGGTTTTAAGTTGTTCCTTATGTTGTGTCCCTCCCATTTCGAAACCAGTTCCCATTTGTTCTCCAACTGCAGCTATGCCACTGCTTTGTGGAGATGGCTTAGTAGCATATTTGAGGTAAATTTAGTTTGCAATACATTTCAGGAATTTTAATGGCTCCCCACTGCTTAGAAATATTCTTTGGGTTGATGTAATTAGTTGCCTTTAGCAAGTCTGGTGATGGTTCAACCAATAAGATTCAATGACTCTTTCACATCACTATAGCAAGCCACTACTAGTATCAAAAACATTGATTGGGGAATTGAGGGTTTATGTGCAATGACGTTCTGGAACTTGCCTTGCTTAGATTTTTCGGTTTTCTCACATTTACCGGGAGGGCAACACTTATACGCATATCTTAGCTAAGCATGGAGCTGGAGATATTAGTTCACCGCAGATCCCCCACCTCTGGTGATACATACTGCAATGAGGGAGAACATAGATGTTCTCCTCACTTGTCACTTCCGTTAGCATTTCATGGTCGACAACGACACTTGCACTATTCGGAATGGAAAGGCCATTCTTTTCTGGCATGGCAGGTGGAAGGTGATCTAATCTTAAAGCATGATGAGTACCCACACAAATGCTATCGTGCTGGATGGCTGGTCCTGCAGGTGGCACATACTCTGCAGAGTGAGGAGATAGCGATGGAAGAGGCTTAGATGATACAGCTTGGTATGTGTCCTGACCTTTGTACAGTTTTGAATAGTGTCTCATCCACATTGTATGATGAGACACTATCCAAGCTGCCTGAATCTTGGGTACTTTTATAAATAGACGCAAATACAATGTGGATTTCTTTTAGTTGGACCCCAAGGTtgagcaaaaataaaattttctctGCTTCTTACCAAATTTGAAGTAAGAGGAGAATCAAGTTTGAATGGCGAGGGTGTTCTCTGGTTATTTTCAACAGTCAAATAGAAGTTGTAATTTAAACACCAAATTACTTTACCCGCAGTTTGAGGTTTAGAGAAACAGCAGTACAACTCTAGATACAATTATAACAGtttcattattatactaagtTCTGATTAACTTTTGTTTGCTTGCCTATTGTTTCTTTGTCATATATAGGCCATGCTAACAGAGAAATGCAAGAATCAGTTCCGGGCTCACCCAAAAGAATTTGATAGCTTTTAAACAATGAGGTGGTTCAGTACTTGCTAGGATTTGTTTCGTCAAAAGATTTGAGTACCCACATACCACTACTACACATCAGGTCAGTTTATTGGGCAAGGCTATTTGTTTGGTTCCGGCGTAGGCTCTTGTTATTATTTGTAGATATGTTTAAGTCCATGGAGCCGTATTTGAGTAATGCTTGAAAGGCTCAGCTTGGAGAACCTGTTCACTTTTTTAATAAAGGAACTTTGTGTGTTCAGATGGTgcttcttcaagattttccagAGTTCCCTTGCAGTTATCATTTCAGCTTCTTCTGCTGTCTTATTTTGCCGAGCTACATCCAGATGCGGAATGTTATTCTTTGTGCCTGATCATTTTCTTTGACCGTTAATGTAGTCAAATGAAGCGGAATATGGTGATGTGGGTTGATTAGTGCCGTTAAAGCAAAACAGATGAAGATTGATAATGATGAGAATCCGAAGACACCATTTCTCCTTTGTCCTTCTCTACCTATTCGCTGAAGCCAACCAGGAAGCCGTTGAGGAGAAGATAACGAGTGTTTTATTGGAACGCCTAATTGTTAATCATCCACATCCATGGGGTTTGCTTATAACTTTTATAGAGCTGATTAAGAATCCTAGATATAACTAGTTCCGGACTCGCTCCGTCACAAGATGTGCGCCTGAGATTGAAAAGTTGTTTGAATCCGACTCAAGATCTTGTGGGGGGCCAAAAACTCCGGACGAGAGTTTGGTATCCGACGGCGGCGCACACTGATTCTTCATTTTATGTGGATTGTACATCTTACTCTTGTTAACTGCGTCTTTAGTTACTGTACCCTGACAATTTCCGACTCTTGTTTGAAAGCTGAAACAATATGCCTATACCTTTGTTTCACACCCTTGTTTGTGCTTCCTTTAAGATCATATACACTTATTTGCTTGAACATTTTCATTCTGTCACTATCAAATAGTGAGATTCATGAAGCAAAgaatccaaaaattacaaaactgAAAGATAAAAGCAAAGAATCCAAAAATTATACTTCAATAACCCCTTTAATACTATGGGGACTGACCGTCATCCCAACTAGGCTGGCACCACCAATCATTTGCTGAGACAACAAACATACATCATTGATTGTCGAAACAAATAccaccattaaaaaaaaaaaaaatacacagccGACATTTAGACTCTGATTGTTATTCAAAGAGGAAGAGTGAGCAATAAGCCAGCCTGATCCAAATGCACGTACGTCTTTGATATTGCGTCCAAATTGAGTCCTACAGAGATGACAACATCGCAACATGTACAGAAATTAATTTTGTACAACTCTTGCAGTCTGAAAACTCCAATTCCACTAAATTAGGAAGACAAGAAGATGATCCCATCCACTTGGGAGAGTATAAACCAGGAAAACCCGTGATAAACAATTCCTTCAAATTAGGGTGAGGTTGGAGACCTTCCAGCACCGTATCAGAATTATTAACATccacttcttcttattcttcagaTTTCCATCGTAGATTCAAAACTAAAATGTCTTGCTTGTCTTTTAATTTGGCCTTCTCTGCCTCTATTTCACCACCTCTCACATTTTCTAGACTTACTATCTTTAACGTCCGAAGGGAGTTTAGATTTGCTAATTCATGGATAGAAGAAGTGGTCGAATTATAACTACAGGTATCGATGGAGACATCATCTTCTTTCCTCACGGTGTAAGGACTTAATTCTACAAGGTGAGTTAGCTTTTCAATACCTCTAGGAAATATCCCATAATCTCCCCAGTGCCTCAGACATCGCAATTCCTTCCAATTCTTAATGTCTTCGGGTATTTCAGTTCCTTGCAAATCAAGTGACCTTAGTTGAGTCAAAGCTACAAAGTTACGAGGTAGTGCTTCTAAATAGCAGCAACCGTTGAAGTTGAATTTGGTTAAATTATGGAGGAGGGAGATTGAATCGGGTAACTCTGAGATATTTGTAGATGACCAATATTTGAGGGTAAGACGGTAATATCCTCACAATCAGGAATATCTAAACTCTGCAAATTGGTGAGCATCGTAATAGAATCAGGTAGAAGGTTGGCGTCTGAACAAGAGAGATTTAGATGTCGCAAATTAATCAAGGAACCGATTCCATCTTTGAGAATGATCTGAACATTTTCGGATTTAAATctaaggggattttaataaagtgccacatttccaatttgcagtttaagaaaatgccaccgtttttttcagagtttatttaatgccacacgtttgaccttttccatccaaaaaaattgttgccatcagttagtgcataggtggcatttatccagcttagtaaaagacatatacacCCTCAAATCTGCCACCAACTCACCAAACCCATTCCTTATTTTGAACAGTGTAAGTCATTGCCGGTCTGAGTTGGCTGGTTGGATCGGTCATCGTGCTAACCAGAATAAGCCATCGCCGGTACCGAGTTGATTCAACATAACAAATATTAGATCGAGTTTCAGCTGTTTTCTGCGCTTTTCTCAGGCAAATTTCAGCCATTTTCCCTGCaaattcctaacattcatctatacttcCATCGCTGCTTCATTCTTTTCAGTTCTCTAACATCCAATAAACTTATCGTGTCCCTGCAATGATTCAATCTAACACAAACACATTCAATTTCTATCTTGAGCCCTAAATTCTTCTCTGCAACCCataactcaaactcaaacacattcACAgcacaatcatctcacaacacTACTAGGACCATGCCTATGAATCACTACCTCAACTCAAAACCCCTCTTTATCACAGACCCATTCATTCCATGGCAGTGAGCTTAATGTCCATTCGATCAGTCAACAACAACAGGAGCTTCAAATTTGTCTTTCCTTCTGTTAAATCTCAATTCCACCAGTGCCTCCATCTGCATagacaacaccaacaacatacattcaaaccctaaattctaaaCTGTAATCATGGCTTCATGTCATAACCACCATACTCATCTTATCCATCTCAATTCACTGTCTATAGATACGTCCATAAATTCAACAACAAAACTGCATAACTTAAACAAAATTCATagagaagaacaattacctcaaactCATTTACTCAAGCACCAGCCAGTTCATCCCAGATAACTTCATAATTCATCTGAGTTCCAAATACAAACTCTAACTATTGAACTTAAGCTAGTCTCCAACCGTAACTCTCAATTCAGATCAAACCCACCTCTAATTAATCATCTAAACCCTCAATTCAGTTCATCCATCAACATCAATTCTTAACCAACCCTAATTCAATTCCCAAATATTCTATTCTCTCAATCAAACTCAATTCATCCATCAAAATCTTCCAATCTATTCAACCCATACTTTAATTCCTTCTTATTCACCCTTAATTGAATCTCGAAATTCatttcaggaaccctaatttctttaCAATTTCATTAACATCTCAATTCTTCTTCAAGACAATACTACAACTTCAGTTTAGCAATAACCCTTTGATCTTCATCTGTTAACATCCCGTTTAGCTAATCAATTCCAAATAAACTCAACATCAAACTCTAACCTTCACAGAAACACTTCGCTTCAACTCAATCGTGGATTCTAACCAAACCCAACTATGAACTCATCAGCACCACACTCGGTTTattggtttcactaattttctgcaaggttttctcaacagagatttcatctctgaaacgccggagaaaaagaagaaggagaaggaagagaagaaaggaaagagaaagagaattcaAGTGTAGTTAGGTAATGTTACTTCTTGTGACTGATTCAAATCGACCTAATAGTGTGAGTCATTGTCGAGTTTGGACCAACACGAATTCAAGGGTAGTTAGGTAATGTTGACACGTTGTATTGACTTTTTCAATGATTATAGACCGAGTTAGCGGGCCCTGACGGAAtatctaacggttgtggcatttaataaactctgaaaaaaacggtggcattttcttgaatcgagatttgcaagtgtggcagtttgttaaaaatccctAAATCTAATTCTGAAACCAACAACAAATCCCTCAATTTCATCCTAATTCTAACTCAATCGGATCCAAGAAATTGTAGGAGATCAGTATATTGGATCCTGAGAGTATGGAGTCTCTAATTCTCACATACTAGGATAACCCGTAATGTCTAGTGAAATTATAGCAGATTGCTTGTAGGAGGTCATTGTATTGCATCCTTATGGAACCCCGTTTTTCCTACCATACCTGTATCTGCATCTGCATTCCCCGTTGCACTCTCAAGAACAGATTGCTTGTAGGCTCAAAATCAAGTT
This genomic interval from Papaver somniferum cultivar HN1 unplaced genomic scaffold, ASM357369v1 unplaced-scaffold_107, whole genome shotgun sequence contains the following:
- the LOC113327830 gene encoding CCR4-NOT transcription complex subunit 1-like isoform X1, with the translated sequence MVPFGSTASTQIRFLLQSVNDSNFDSVFLELTQFIHYGLESSILLLQSCLDLHHFEGGLEKSIENPNHILLGTIIRYLLSKPNFSTILCESLRRNSSSGDDNNNGPVVKSVYVLGPLVNHLEFTVFERIAFGLALCDSEDVDVRRFGKSFCVSHIEEVLSAHHNGNGSIVDCSSEVIQSIVLFLTRTEGVAKHVDSFMQLVALVETKSNWGSADLAVLSPLRSADNADERRNSDLFYSENDEFDDILEEIEKEMSMADIVKELGYGCTVNVSHCNEVLSLFLPLNEVTIARLLSTIARTHGVLEEDSTHSTFCSALGLTSCDDPSLLSTWNVEVLVESIKQLAPYTDWIRVMENLDHEGLCFPSESSFSFFMSVYRNACQDPFPLHAICGTVWNNVEGQISFLRYAVSASPEVFTFEHSARQLVYVDAVHGHKLTTGNANQAWICLDLFDVLCQLAETGHAGSVRLMLDYPLKHCPEVLLLGLSQINTAYNLLQHEVLSAVFPMVVRNLSRAGVVLHLWNINPNVVLRGLLDVQNFDSEGMIKTFDICQELKILSPVLDMAPFSFSIKLAALASGKGQINLDKWLNDNLSTYGDTLFEGCLKFLKEIHVGVPHDVLQHSGAVVIAYLETVPIFIKVLLGHAGQNVSRHDQLEELKTLHAVFIQNNTKLQNGEPANSSSPDGVYSDDVEGEANSFFHQMFSGQLSTDAMVQMLARFKESPDKREQDIYNFMIGNLFEEYKFFPKYPERQLKIVAVLFGSLIKHQLVTHLLLGVALRAVLDALRKSADSKMFVFGAKALEQFVDRLIEWPQYCNHILQISHLRSTHSELVMFIECALASISSSHAESNGGSVVPTDHQGLNPVPSHQGLNPVPPETMEVPESSWKVMGSGGSGTVQSRQQLPLSPSPFQVQQRNQVSPDDRHKSAGQLQTIVSAHDGTQKASVAPPLATVLTQSAPTVPVPVPNSTSFLRPSRGIPTASIPRQQSSTGFGSALNIETLVAAAERRDSPIEVPASETQDRILFLINNISSSNFETKAKELTEVLNEEFYPWFAQYMVMKRASIEPNYHDQYLKFLDKVNSKVLNKEIVKATYENCKVLLRSELIKSSSEERSLLKNLGSWLGKLTIGRNQVLRAREIDPKALIIEAYEKGLMIAVIPFTSKILEPCQSSLAYQPPNPWTMGILGLLAEIYALPNLKMNLKFDIEVLLKNLGVEMKDVKPTSLLKDRVRELEGNPDFSNKDVTATKPQVIPEVNPPISVEPQPDVVIPPHSGGLLTEDEKMPALTLPERLPSGQGLPVTPSQSPFSVSQLPTPIANIGTDVIVNPKISALGLQLQFQRIVPMAMERAIKEIMSPVVQRSVTIAIQTTKELVLKDYAMESDETRIYNAAHLMVASLAGSLAHVTCKEPLRVSISSHLRNMIQPLNVSNDLEQAVQISTNDNLDLGCAVVEKAAIEKALQTIDGEIAGQLAVRRKRRDAVGPAYFDATTYTQGPMGGVPEALRPKPGRLSLSQQRVYEDFVRFPWQNQPSQSSNALPAVQNSFAGGSGSSSLPRSYGLASGQPNPTLYSSTQGDPGFGSVVQPPALASEDMDPASTQILSASSARIAASDVVTQHGSDVDSVVPLFPSTIASTEPISVDPSDSTKDSGATAQPLPESFGTEHLSTSVGDLLSTEDVLEKYHIVAQNLEDLISKDSKDVEVQGVIDEVPEIILRSVSRDEAAVVVARDVFKSLYGNTSNSTHVGAQIAILVALRDVCKVAVKEQLTVLVIYSEDEYKFNKDIIVGLIRSELLNLAEYGMHMAKLIDAGRNTTATEFAISLLQALVTQESGNGVSELHNLIEALAKLTTRPGSPESLPQLLEIARDVSANTSAPSGYMVSNDEKANQARDRKAPSARPSVSRGDDYNNVESMTADPHGFREQVSMLFKEWYRISEAMGTNDVAVTRFVSQLQQSGLLKGDDMTDCFFRLLTELSVTHCLSTEVFTPGSLSLQSSQQAPALSFVAIDMYAKLVILILKYCAVDQGSNKLFLLPKILLVTVRAIQKDADERKIAFNPRPYFRLFVNWLLDLGSPDSVLEGANFQILTAFANAFHALQPLKVPGFSYAWLELVSHRSFMPKLLYGNSQKTSPYVQRLLVDLFKFMEPYLRNAGKSQLGDPVHFLYKGTLRVLLVLLHDFPEFLCNYHFSFCDVIPPSCIQMRNVILSAFPRNMRLPDPSTPNLKIDLLAEISQSPCIFSDVDAAVKAKQMKGDIDEYLKTRQQGPSFLAELKQRVLLSQGEAALAGTRYNVPLMNSLVLYVGMQAIQQLQTKTPPSPQMAHTAPMDIFLVGSAMDIFQTLIGDLDTEGRYLFLNAVANQLRYPNNHTHYFSFVLLYLFAEANQEAVQEQITRVLLERLIVNRPHPWGLLITFIELIKNPRYNFWTCSFTRCAPEIEKLFESVSRSCGGPKTPDESLVSDGGAH